One segment of Triticum aestivum cultivar Chinese Spring chromosome 2A, IWGSC CS RefSeq v2.1, whole genome shotgun sequence DNA contains the following:
- the LOC123184303 gene encoding UDP-glucose flavonoid 3-O-glucosyltransferase 7-like produces the protein MASTTSSGIKTLRVLLFPHFATGHIQPFTELAISLAASSPNAAVEAIVAVTPANVPIVQSLLERHSAATVKIVTYPFPTVDGLPKGVENLGKAATQADSMLINLAASSDTLMRPAQEMLIRAQSPDAIFTDMLFTWSTDIADDLGVPCVAYNVVGAFPMLAMRHLLMEDAAIDGDDMATVPPFPIPHIRIPRTELPDVSIFRHVFGKVHSMQAACFGLVVNTFSGLEQQYCDMYMRQRYVQRSYFVGPLLQSSQSATDAAESQYIRWLDTKSDRSVVYVSFGSCALVSDDQLDQLALGLEASGKSFLWVVRAAEKWTPPKGWEKRVEDRGIIITSWAPQTAILAHPAVGAFLTHCGWNSVLEAVAAAVPMLTWPKVYDQFITERLITDVLGIGDRVWPHGAGLRSEDYEKHEVIPADHVARALVTFMYPGGPGDVMRTKVMDLASKSHAAMEEGGSSQHDLHRLVTDLMAARG, from the coding sequence ATGGCTTCTACCACTAGCAGCGGCATCAAGACTCTGCGTGTCCTGCTCTTCCCCCACTTTGCGACTGGCCACATCCAGCCCTTCACCGAGCTTGCCATTAGCCTTGCGGCGTCTAGCCCAAACGCCGCCGTTGAAGCCATCGTCGCAGTCACGCCGGCGAACGTTCCGATCGTCCAGTCCTTGCTGGAGCGCCACAGCGCAGCAACTGTCAAGATAGTCACATATCCGTTCCCAACGGTGGATGGCCTGCCCAAGGGTGTGGAGAACCTTGGGAAGGCGGCCACTCAGGCGGATTCTATGCTCATCAACCTCGCTGCCTCCAGCGATACCCTGATGCGCCCAGCGCAGGAGATGCTCATCCGGGCGCAGTCTCCAGATGCGATCTTCACCGACATGCTCTTCACCTGGAGCACCGACATCGCCGACGACCTCGGCGTGCCATGCGTCGCATACAATGTCGTTGGGGCCTTCCCGATGCTCGCTATGCGCCACCTCCTTATGGAGGACGCTGCGATCGACGGAGATGACATGGCGACGGTCCCTCCGTTTCCGATCCCTCATATACGGATCCCAAGGACCGAGCTGCCAGACGTATCGATATTTCGACACGTCTTCGGCAAGGTTCACTCCATGCAAGCTGCCTGCTTCGGCCTCGTCGTCAACACATTCTCAGGCCTGGAGCAGCAGTACTGCGACATGTACATGCGCCAACGGTACGTGCAGCGCTCCTACTTTGTAGGGCCGTTGCTGCAATCCTCTCAGAGCGCCACGGATGCTGCTGAGTCACAGTACATCCGTTGGCTTGACACAAAGTCAGACCGTTCGGTCGTGTACGTGTCCTTTGGCTCCTGTGCCCTTGTATCGGATGATCAGCTGGACCAACTTGCTCTTGGGTTGGAGGCCTCGGGGAAGTCGTTTTTGTGGGTGGTCCGGGCGGCGGAGAAGTGGACTCCGCCCAAAGGGTGGGAGAAGCGTGTCGAGGACCGGGGGATCATCATCACATCCTGGGCTCCACAAACTGCCATACTTGCGCATCCGGCAGTGGGCGCATTTCTGacgcactgcgggtggaactcCGTCCTAGAGGCAGTGGCCGCAGCCGTGCCCATGCTCACATGGCCAAAGGTGTACGACCAGTTCATCACCGAGAGGCTAATCACGGATGTGCTAGGAATCGGGGACCGAGTATGGCCGCACGGCGCTGGCTTACGAAGCGAGGACTACGAAAAACATGAGGTGATCCCGGCCGACCATGTGGCGCGGGCATTGGTCACATTCATGTATCCTGGGGGACCTGGTGACGTGATGAGGACCAAGGTAATGGACCTCGCCTCAAAGTCTCATGCGGCCATGGAAGAGGGAGGCTCCTCGCAGCATGATTTGCACCGCCTCGTCACTGATCTCATGGCAGCAAGAGGCTAA